One Bos indicus isolate NIAB-ARS_2022 breed Sahiwal x Tharparkar chromosome 22, NIAB-ARS_B.indTharparkar_mat_pri_1.0, whole genome shotgun sequence DNA window includes the following coding sequences:
- the PTH1R gene encoding parathyroid hormone/parathyroid hormone-related peptide receptor isoform X1, translating into MKSPRGRGRGAVLGRLSGDPRHPWLGGGRGGALGVDADDVMTKEEQIFLLHRAQAQCEKRLKEVLQRPADIMESDKGWASASTSGKPKKEKPSGKLHPESEEDKEVPTGSRPRGRPCLPEWDHILCWPLGAPGEVVAMPCPDYIYDFNHKGHAYRRCDRNGSWELVPGHNRTWANYSECVKFLTNETREREVFDRLGMIYTVGYSVSLASLTVAVLILAYFRRLHCTRNYIHMHLFLSFMLRAVSIFVKDAVLYSGTALDEAERLTEEELRAIAQAPPPPAAAAGYVGCRVAVTFFLYFLATNYYWILVEGLYLHSLIFMAFFSEKKYLWGFTVFGWGLPAIFVAVWVGVRATLANTGCWDLSSGNKKWIIQVPILASIVLNFILFINIVRVLATKLRETNAGRCDTRQQYRKLLKSTLVLMPLFGVHYIVFMATPYTEVSGTLWQVQMHYEMLFNSFQGFFVAIIYCFCNGEVQAEIKKSWSRWTLALDFKRKARSGSSSYSYGPMVSHTSVTNVGPRTGLGLPLSPRLLPAATTNGHPPLPGHTKSGSPALQATPPAVAAPKEDGFLNGSCSGLDEEACAPERPPVLLQEEWETVM; encoded by the exons ATGAAGTCTCCCCGGGGCCGTGGACGGGGCGCTGTCCTGGGGAGGCTGTCGGGGGATCCCCGACACCCATGGCTAGGCGGGGGCCGCGGCGGCGCGCTCGGA GTGGATGCAGATGACGTCATGACCAAAGAGGAGCAGATCTTCCTGCTGCACCGTGCCCAGGCCCAATGTGAGAAGCGGCTCAAAGAAGTCCTGCAGAGGCcag CCGACATAATGGAATCAGACAAAGGATGGGCATCCGCGTccacatcagggaagcccaagaaagagaagccatctgggaagctccacCCTGAGTCCGAGGAGGACAAGGAGGTGCCCACTGGCAGCAGGCCCCGAG GGCGCCCCTGCCTGCCGGAGTGGGACCACATCCTGTGCTGGCCGCTGGGGGCTCCAGGGGAGGTGGTGGCCATGCCCTGTCCCGACTACATTTATGACTTCAATCACAAAG GCCATGCCTACCGCCGCTGTGACCGCAATGGCAGCTGGGAGCTGGTGCCTGGGCACAACCGCACGTGGGCCAACTACAGCGAGTGCGTCAAGTTCCTGACCAATGAGACGCGCGAACGG GAGGTGTTTGACCGCCTGGGCATGATCTACACCGTGGGCTACTCCGTCTCGCTGGCATCTCTCACCGTGGCGGTCCTCATCCTGGCCTACTTTAG GAGGCTGCATTGCACACGCAATTACATCCACATGCATCTGTTCCTGTCCTTCATGCTTCGCGCCGTGAGCATCTTCGTCAAGGACGCGGTTCTCTACTCGGGCACCGCCCTCGACGAGGCTGAGCGCCTCACGGAGGAAGAGCTGCGAGCCATCGCCCAGGCaccgccgccgcccgccgccgccgccggctaC GTGGGCTGCCGGGTGGCTGTGACCTTCTTCCTTTACTTCCTGGCCACCAACTACTACTGGATTCTGGTGGAGGGGCTGTATCTGCACAGCCTCATCTTCATGGCCTTCTTCTCAGAGAAGAAGTACCTCTGGGGCTTCACAGTCTTCGGCTGGG GTCTGCCTGCCATCTTTGTGGCTGTGTGGGTCGGTGTGAGAGCTACCCTGGCCAACACCGG GTGCTGGGATCTCAGCTCCGGGAATAAGAAGTGGATCATCCAGGTGCCCATCCTGGCCTccattgtg CTCAACTTCATCCTCTTCATCAACATCGTCCGGGTTCTCGCCACCAAGCTGCGAGAGACCAATGCTGGCCGGTGTGACACGCGGCAGCAGTACCG GAAGCTGCTCAAATCCACACTGGTGCTCATGCCGCTCTTTGGCGTCCACTACATCGTCTTCATGGCCACGCCGTACACCGAGGTCTCAGGGACGCTCTGGCAAGTCCAGATGCACTACGAGATGCTCTTCAACTCCTTCCAG GGATTTTTTGTTGCCATCATATACTGTTTCTGCAATGGCGAG GTACAGGCTGAGATCAAGAAATCCTGGAGCCGCTGGACACTGGCACTGGACTTCAAGCGCAAGGCACGCAGCGGGAGCAGCAGCTACAGCTACGGTCCGATGGTGTCTCACACGAGCGTGACCAATGTAGGGCCCCGCACGGGACTTGGCCTGCCCCTCAGTCCCCGCCTGCTGCCCGCGGCCACCACCAATGGCCACCCCCCGCTGCCTGGCCACACCAAGTCAGGGTCCCCGGCTCTCCAGGCCACACCACCTGCCGTGGCTGCTCCTAAGGAAGATGGATTCCTCAACGGCTCCTGCTCGGGGCTGGATGAGGAGGCCTGTGCGCCAGAGAGGCCACCTGTCCTGCTGCAGGAGGAGTGGGAGACAGTTATGTGA
- the PTH1R gene encoding parathyroid hormone/parathyroid hormone-related peptide receptor isoform X2 encodes MGAARIAPGLALLLCCPVLSSAYALVDADDVMTKEEQIFLLHRAQAQCEKRLKEVLQRPADIMESDKGWASASTSGKPKKEKPSGKLHPESEEDKEVPTGSRPRGRPCLPEWDHILCWPLGAPGEVVAMPCPDYIYDFNHKGHAYRRCDRNGSWELVPGHNRTWANYSECVKFLTNETREREVFDRLGMIYTVGYSVSLASLTVAVLILAYFRRLHCTRNYIHMHLFLSFMLRAVSIFVKDAVLYSGTALDEAERLTEEELRAIAQAPPPPAAAAGYVGCRVAVTFFLYFLATNYYWILVEGLYLHSLIFMAFFSEKKYLWGFTVFGWGLPAIFVAVWVGVRATLANTGCWDLSSGNKKWIIQVPILASIVLNFILFINIVRVLATKLRETNAGRCDTRQQYRKLLKSTLVLMPLFGVHYIVFMATPYTEVSGTLWQVQMHYEMLFNSFQGFFVAIIYCFCNGEVQAEIKKSWSRWTLALDFKRKARSGSSSYSYGPMVSHTSVTNVGPRTGLGLPLSPRLLPAATTNGHPPLPGHTKSGSPALQATPPAVAAPKEDGFLNGSCSGLDEEACAPERPPVLLQEEWETVM; translated from the exons ATGGGGGCCGCCCGGATCGCGCCCGGCCTGGCGCTCTTGCTCTGCTGCCCAGTGCTCAGCTCCGCATACGCGCTG GTGGATGCAGATGACGTCATGACCAAAGAGGAGCAGATCTTCCTGCTGCACCGTGCCCAGGCCCAATGTGAGAAGCGGCTCAAAGAAGTCCTGCAGAGGCcag CCGACATAATGGAATCAGACAAAGGATGGGCATCCGCGTccacatcagggaagcccaagaaagagaagccatctgggaagctccacCCTGAGTCCGAGGAGGACAAGGAGGTGCCCACTGGCAGCAGGCCCCGAG GGCGCCCCTGCCTGCCGGAGTGGGACCACATCCTGTGCTGGCCGCTGGGGGCTCCAGGGGAGGTGGTGGCCATGCCCTGTCCCGACTACATTTATGACTTCAATCACAAAG GCCATGCCTACCGCCGCTGTGACCGCAATGGCAGCTGGGAGCTGGTGCCTGGGCACAACCGCACGTGGGCCAACTACAGCGAGTGCGTCAAGTTCCTGACCAATGAGACGCGCGAACGG GAGGTGTTTGACCGCCTGGGCATGATCTACACCGTGGGCTACTCCGTCTCGCTGGCATCTCTCACCGTGGCGGTCCTCATCCTGGCCTACTTTAG GAGGCTGCATTGCACACGCAATTACATCCACATGCATCTGTTCCTGTCCTTCATGCTTCGCGCCGTGAGCATCTTCGTCAAGGACGCGGTTCTCTACTCGGGCACCGCCCTCGACGAGGCTGAGCGCCTCACGGAGGAAGAGCTGCGAGCCATCGCCCAGGCaccgccgccgcccgccgccgccgccggctaC GTGGGCTGCCGGGTGGCTGTGACCTTCTTCCTTTACTTCCTGGCCACCAACTACTACTGGATTCTGGTGGAGGGGCTGTATCTGCACAGCCTCATCTTCATGGCCTTCTTCTCAGAGAAGAAGTACCTCTGGGGCTTCACAGTCTTCGGCTGGG GTCTGCCTGCCATCTTTGTGGCTGTGTGGGTCGGTGTGAGAGCTACCCTGGCCAACACCGG GTGCTGGGATCTCAGCTCCGGGAATAAGAAGTGGATCATCCAGGTGCCCATCCTGGCCTccattgtg CTCAACTTCATCCTCTTCATCAACATCGTCCGGGTTCTCGCCACCAAGCTGCGAGAGACCAATGCTGGCCGGTGTGACACGCGGCAGCAGTACCG GAAGCTGCTCAAATCCACACTGGTGCTCATGCCGCTCTTTGGCGTCCACTACATCGTCTTCATGGCCACGCCGTACACCGAGGTCTCAGGGACGCTCTGGCAAGTCCAGATGCACTACGAGATGCTCTTCAACTCCTTCCAG GGATTTTTTGTTGCCATCATATACTGTTTCTGCAATGGCGAG GTACAGGCTGAGATCAAGAAATCCTGGAGCCGCTGGACACTGGCACTGGACTTCAAGCGCAAGGCACGCAGCGGGAGCAGCAGCTACAGCTACGGTCCGATGGTGTCTCACACGAGCGTGACCAATGTAGGGCCCCGCACGGGACTTGGCCTGCCCCTCAGTCCCCGCCTGCTGCCCGCGGCCACCACCAATGGCCACCCCCCGCTGCCTGGCCACACCAAGTCAGGGTCCCCGGCTCTCCAGGCCACACCACCTGCCGTGGCTGCTCCTAAGGAAGATGGATTCCTCAACGGCTCCTGCTCGGGGCTGGATGAGGAGGCCTGTGCGCCAGAGAGGCCACCTGTCCTGCTGCAGGAGGAGTGGGAGACAGTTATGTGA